One window of Arvicola amphibius chromosome 6, mArvAmp1.2, whole genome shotgun sequence genomic DNA carries:
- the LOC119816558 gene encoding histone H2B type 1-C/E/F/G/I, which produces MPEPAKSAPAPKKGSKKAVTKAQKKDGKKRKRSRKESYSVYVYKVLKQVHPDTGISSKAMGIMNSFVNDIFERIAGEASRLAHYNKRSTITSREIQTAVRLLLPGELAKHAVSEGTKAVTKYTSSK; this is translated from the coding sequence ATGCCTGAACCAGCGAAGTCCGCTCCCGCCCCTAAGAAGGGCTCCAAGAAGGCCGTGACCAAGGCGCAGAAGAAAGATGGCAAGAAGCGCAAGCGCAGCCGCAAGGAGAGCTACTCGGTGTACGTGTACAAGGTGCTGAAACAGGTCCACCCCGACACCGGCATCTCTTCCAAGGCCATGGGCATCATGAACTCGTTCGTCAACGACATCTTCGAGCGCATCGCGGGCGAGGCGTCGCGCCTGGCGCATTACAACAAGCGCTCGACCATCACGTCCCGGGAGATCCAGACGGCCGTGCGCCTGCTGCTGCCCGGCGAGCTGGCCAAGCACGCCGTGTCCGAGGGCACCAAGGCCGTCACCAAGTACACCAGCTCCAAGTGA
- the LOC119816549 gene encoding histone H2A type 1-E: MSGRGKQGGKARAKAKTRSSRAGLQFPVGRVHRLLRKGNYAERVGAGAPVYLAAVLEYLTAEILELAGNAARDNKKTRIIPRHLQLAIRNDEELNKLLGRVTIAQGGVLPNIQAVLLPKKTESHHKAKGK; the protein is encoded by the coding sequence atGTCTGGACGCGGCAAGCAGGGCGGTAAGGCTCGCGCCAAGGCTAAGACCCGCTCCTCCCGGGCCGGCCTGCAGTTCCCCGTGGGCCGCGTGCACCGCCTCCTCCGCAAGGGCAACTACGCGGAGCGGGTGGGCGCCGGCGCCCCAGTGTACCTGGCGGCCGTGCTGGAGTACCTGACGGCCGAGATCCTGGAGCTGGCTGGCAACGCGGCCCGCGACAACAAGAAGACGCGCATCATCCCGCGCCACCTGCAACTGGCCATCCGCAACGACGAGGAGCTCAACAAGCTGCTGGGCCGCGTGACGATCGCGCAGGGCGGCGTCCTGCCCAACATCCAGGCGGTGCTGCTGCCCAAGAAGACCGAGAGCCACCACAAGGCCAAGGGGAAATAA
- the LOC119816557 gene encoding histone H2B type 1-C/E/F/G/I, producing MPEPAKSAPAPKKGSKKAVTKAQKKDGKKRKRSRKESYSVYVYKVLKQVHPDTGISSKAMGIMNSFVNDIFERIAGEASRLAHYNKRSTITSREIQTAVRLLLPGELAKHAVSEGTKAVTKYTSSK from the coding sequence ATGCCTGAACCTGCGAAATCCGCGCCCGCCCCTAAGAAGGGCTCCAAGAAGGCCGTGACCAAGGCGCAGAAGAAGGACGGCAAGAAGCGCAAGCGCAGCCGCAAGGAGAGCTACTCGGTGTACGTGTACAAGGTGCTGAAGCAGGTCCACCCCGACACCGGCATCTCTTCCAAGGCCATGGGCATCATGAACTCGTTCGTCAACGACATCTTCGAGCGCATCGCGGGCGAGGCGTCGCGCCTGGCGCATTACAACAAGCGCTCGACCATCACGTCCCGGGAGATCCAGACGGCCGTGCGCCTGCTGCTGCCCGGCGAGCTGGCCAAGCACGCCGTGTCCGAGGGCACCAAGGCCGTCACCAAGTACACCAGCTCCAAGTGA